Sequence from the Clostridium saccharobutylicum DSM 13864 genome:
ATGGCTTATCTCGCAACAAGTAATTGCAAGGATTTGAGGAATACCGTTTGGGTATTTTCCCTTAACTTTCCCTTGCTTTTTTTGTGTACAAAACATTTGATAGAATATCTGTAGCTTCGGTATTCATTTCTTTTGTTACGTGAGCATAAATATCTGATGTTGTCTGCATTATAGAATGACCTAAACGTTCTTGAATTATTTTCATTGATATGCCACTTTTCAATAATATGGTTGCATTACTATGCCTAAGATCATGCCAACGAATATATTTTTCTATGTCACTTCTTAATTTGTACGGTGTTAATCCATTTCTATTGTGAACTAAATAATCATATAATTCTATAAGCTTCTTAAATGCAATATATTCTTCATTAGTA
This genomic interval carries:
- a CDS encoding tyrosine-type recombinase/integrase; translation: MLILTNEEYIAFKKLIELYDYLVHNRNGLTPYKLRSDIEKYIRWHDLRHSNATILLKSGISMKIIQERLGHSIMQTTSDIYAHVTKEMNTEATDILSNVLYTKKARES